A region from the Simiduia sp. 21SJ11W-1 genome encodes:
- a CDS encoding ABC transporter substrate-binding protein, whose product MPKVHTTLALLLIWLAASAPVPGLAQTPVAHFASDTWPALMQENGEGLFADLIHQALPNYAVSIVTTPWARATQLLVTGQVHGQIGTYRASLINKVDPQTPRFTNRVPIYTERVVALCHTPKQTENLRQHLVGKRYAWPRGYDYDVHFKVNKDMELNHTEQGIRMLLAKRLDCYIDDKSDIARALAGNRAQRLHSYELGTQALYVSFIPSAESQAIADALDAGLTSLRESGRAQALFKKWGVEENYPAIASPH is encoded by the coding sequence ATGCCAAAAGTGCACACAACGCTTGCGCTACTGCTCATCTGGCTTGCCGCCAGCGCACCTGTACCGGGCCTTGCCCAAACACCGGTTGCGCACTTTGCCTCAGACACCTGGCCCGCACTCATGCAGGAAAACGGCGAGGGGCTGTTTGCAGACCTGATTCATCAGGCCCTGCCCAATTATGCAGTAAGCATTGTGACAACGCCCTGGGCGCGCGCCACACAGTTGCTGGTTACAGGCCAGGTACACGGCCAAATTGGCACCTATCGCGCAAGCCTTATCAATAAGGTAGACCCACAAACCCCGCGCTTTACCAATCGTGTACCTATTTATACCGAGCGGGTAGTTGCTCTATGCCACACGCCAAAGCAAACCGAAAATCTGCGCCAGCACTTGGTGGGCAAACGCTACGCCTGGCCCCGTGGCTACGACTATGACGTGCACTTTAAAGTAAACAAAGACATGGAGCTCAACCACACAGAGCAAGGCATTCGCATGCTGCTGGCCAAGCGGCTGGATTGCTACATAGACGACAAAAGCGACATTGCCCGCGCACTGGCGGGCAATAGAGCGCAACGCCTGCACAGCTACGAGCTGGGCACCCAGGCGCTGTATGTGTCGTTCATTCCATCAGCGGAAAGCCAGGCCATTGCCGATGCCCTGGATGCAGGCCTCACATCATTGCGCGAGTCCGGCCGGGCGCAGGCCTTGTTTAAAAAGTGGGGGGTAGAGGAAAATTATCCCGCTATTGCCTCCCCACACTAG
- a CDS encoding choice-of-anchor B family protein, which translates to MKWLAVGVLAVGALGCGGGGSSDGGGDHVHPAPADPGNSSVTASAVAGASCFDNMAGPFPCLHMDRVSGLQFNVEASDIWGWQDEINGDDYAFLALTTGTAFIRMTNPQAPEFAAYLPTATQSSGWRDVKLINEHAVVVSEAPGHGMQVVHIKDLVNRSGGETIAAIHHYQEFGSAHNIVVNEDTNFAYVVGSDTCGGGLHMIDMNNPHMPVFAGCYEGDGYTHDAQCAIYWGEDTDYRGREICFGANEDTLTLVDVTDKTAPQLIAKRNYPQVGYTHQGWLSEDHNYFILGDETDEQQYGVNTRTLVFDVRDLDNPVFVSAFNNTTGSIDHNLYVKGNHVYQANYTSGVRILRHGNLALGELREVAYFDTWPENNSVLFDGVWSVFPFFDSGLVITANIDGQFFILNPQLEAIPECSDGLDNDADGATDFPADNNCSSAETAFES; encoded by the coding sequence GTGAAGTGGTTAGCGGTAGGCGTGCTGGCAGTGGGTGCCCTTGGGTGTGGCGGTGGCGGCAGCAGCGACGGCGGCGGTGACCATGTGCACCCGGCCCCGGCAGACCCTGGCAATAGCAGCGTGACTGCCAGTGCTGTAGCGGGTGCCAGTTGCTTTGATAATATGGCAGGGCCTTTCCCTTGCCTGCATATGGATCGGGTTTCAGGCTTGCAGTTTAACGTGGAGGCATCTGATATTTGGGGCTGGCAAGATGAAATTAACGGCGATGATTACGCGTTTCTGGCGCTTACCACGGGCACAGCTTTCATTCGAATGACCAACCCTCAGGCTCCCGAGTTTGCCGCCTACCTGCCCACCGCAACACAAAGCTCGGGTTGGCGAGATGTAAAACTGATTAACGAGCATGCGGTGGTGGTAAGTGAAGCCCCCGGCCACGGCATGCAAGTGGTGCACATTAAAGATCTGGTAAACCGCAGCGGCGGCGAAACCATTGCTGCCATTCATCACTACCAGGAGTTCGGCAGCGCACACAATATCGTAGTTAATGAAGATACCAATTTCGCCTATGTGGTGGGCTCTGATACCTGTGGCGGCGGCTTGCACATGATAGACATGAACAACCCCCATATGCCCGTATTTGCAGGTTGCTATGAAGGCGATGGTTATACCCACGATGCGCAATGTGCGATTTACTGGGGTGAAGACACCGACTACCGGGGGCGCGAAATCTGCTTTGGTGCCAATGAAGATACGCTGACGCTTGTGGATGTTACCGACAAAACCGCGCCGCAATTAATTGCCAAAAGAAACTACCCGCAAGTAGGTTATACCCATCAGGGTTGGCTAAGCGAAGATCACAACTATTTTATTTTGGGCGATGAAACCGATGAGCAGCAATACGGTGTGAATACCCGCACTTTGGTATTTGATGTGCGCGATTTGGACAACCCGGTATTTGTGAGTGCCTTTAACAATACCACCGGCAGTATTGATCACAATTTGTATGTGAAGGGAAATCACGTTTATCAAGCCAACTACACAAGCGGTGTGCGCATTTTGCGCCACGGTAACCTGGCGCTGGGTGAGTTGCGTGAAGTGGCCTACTTTGATACCTGGCCTGAAAATAACAGCGTGTTGTTTGATGGTGTGTGGAGTGTGTTCCCGTTTTTTGACAGTGGCTTGGTGATTACCGCCAATATCGATGGGCAGTTTTTTATTTTAAACCCACAGCTTGAGGCTATACCCGAGTGTAGCGATGGCTTGGATAACGACGCCGATGGCGCCACAGACTTCCCGGCAGACAACAATTGCTCCAGCGCTGAAACCGCCTTTGAATCGTAG
- a CDS encoding ABC transporter substrate-binding protein produces the protein MPAVAPGKSKVPRLYKHLHASWALALMILLGACGDAPNATAPNPAANKTAPKIPQVVTSDVKPWGFADQQGKHQGMLVDFQRTLFARAGIEYKNNLQPYPRVIHAISTGYADVAVMFSSPMANEAAVSLGHVLTVPIVIVVMANNTQDFKSLDDFNGMVVGHVRGSKYGEAFDNNPNFERVSIPHVDQALRMLKAGRIDAMAATKQSLLYAMHETGFAGESLRIALPLFEVHADLYVSRGAAQEPWVQPLKATLDAMRADGSLTPSFYQSPHWPYFELCFHGNQCIATQ, from the coding sequence ATGCCCGCAGTCGCACCCGGTAAAAGTAAAGTGCCGAGGTTATACAAACATTTGCATGCAAGCTGGGCATTGGCGCTCATGATATTGCTTGGTGCCTGTGGCGACGCACCCAACGCCACGGCACCAAACCCCGCAGCCAATAAAACCGCCCCCAAGATTCCCCAAGTGGTGACATCCGATGTAAAACCCTGGGGCTTTGCCGACCAACAGGGCAAGCACCAGGGTATGTTGGTAGATTTTCAGCGCACACTGTTTGCGCGCGCAGGCATCGAATATAAAAATAACTTGCAGCCCTACCCGCGCGTGATTCACGCGATTTCAACAGGCTATGCCGATGTGGCCGTTATGTTCAGCAGCCCCATGGCAAATGAAGCGGCGGTATCGCTTGGGCATGTACTTACGGTACCCATAGTGATTGTGGTGATGGCCAACAACACCCAAGATTTTAAATCACTGGATGACTTCAACGGCATGGTGGTGGGCCATGTTCGAGGCTCCAAGTACGGCGAGGCCTTTGATAACAACCCGAACTTTGAGCGGGTGAGCATTCCCCATGTAGATCAGGCACTGCGCATGTTAAAAGCCGGCCGCATAGATGCCATGGCCGCCACTAAACAATCACTACTTTACGCCATGCACGAAACAGGCTTTGCCGGGGAATCCCTACGCATTGCGCTGCCGCTGTTTGAGGTGCATGCAGATCTTTATGTGTCGCGCGGGGCCGCCCAAGAACCCTGGGTACAACCCCTGAAAGCCACGCTGGATGCCATGCGTGCCGATGGCAGCTTGACGCCAAGTTTTTATCAAAGCCCGCACTGGCCCTATTTTGAGTTGTGCTTTCACGGCAACCAGTGCATCGCCACCCAATAG
- a CDS encoding N-acetylmuramoyl-L-alanine amidase: protein MLQVRKVLLPLLCAGLTACASGPSKEYVTETVESANTNERVRFLVMHFTAINFERSLRALTQPSSRPVSSHYLVPENNDPTYPHDELKVFQLVEEHNRAWHAGPSRWEDREQLNDQSIGIEIVNLASCHRPKVDLEQLPQTAATSDAANLPPLPKSQCLFPDFDPEQIQLVIKLSKDILARYPEITPTRVVGHGDIIPYFKNDPGPRFPWQQLAKAGVGAWYDDDTVRHYTDLLSTRAYVAALNPSAETAQFTEAHTRKPGKFRAQTATIAPDPSQPEPQPLTPEQTQVAEWLAAYGYGIVPETATDLDYALYVKAFQYHFRPWQVDGEADIQTQAILLALLAKYFPKKVPLEYGLPTPPATQEGAGA from the coding sequence ATGCTGCAAGTTCGTAAAGTGTTGTTACCACTCCTGTGCGCGGGGCTCACCGCCTGCGCCAGCGGCCCCTCCAAGGAATACGTGACAGAAACCGTTGAATCAGCCAATACCAACGAGCGCGTACGGTTTCTGGTAATGCACTTTACCGCCATTAATTTCGAGCGCTCGCTACGGGCATTAACCCAACCTTCCAGCCGGCCGGTAAGCTCCCACTATTTGGTGCCCGAAAACAACGACCCAACCTACCCCCACGATGAGCTGAAAGTTTTTCAGCTGGTGGAAGAACACAATCGCGCCTGGCATGCGGGCCCCAGCCGCTGGGAAGATCGCGAGCAGCTCAACGATCAATCCATTGGCATTGAAATTGTTAACCTAGCCAGCTGCCACCGCCCGAAGGTAGATTTGGAACAGCTTCCGCAAACGGCCGCCACAAGTGACGCGGCCAACCTGCCTCCGCTACCGAAAAGCCAGTGCCTGTTTCCCGACTTCGACCCGGAGCAAATTCAGCTGGTGATCAAGCTGTCAAAGGATATTCTGGCCCGCTACCCCGAAATCACCCCCACCCGCGTAGTTGGCCACGGCGACATTATTCCCTATTTCAAGAATGATCCGGGCCCGCGTTTCCCCTGGCAGCAACTGGCCAAAGCCGGCGTAGGCGCCTGGTACGATGACGACACGGTTCGCCACTACACAGATCTGCTAAGCACGCGCGCCTATGTGGCGGCACTGAACCCAAGTGCGGAAACCGCCCAATTTACCGAGGCCCACACGCGCAAGCCCGGCAAGTTTCGCGCGCAAACGGCCACTATTGCACCAGACCCAAGCCAGCCAGAACCACAGCCGCTTACCCCGGAACAAACTCAGGTGGCTGAATGGCTGGCCGCCTACGGCTACGGCATAGTGCCTGAAACCGCCACCGATCTTGATTACGCGCTGTACGTAAAAGCTTTTCAATATCACTTCCGCCCATGGCAGGTAGATGGCGAGGCCGACATCCAAACCCAGGCAATTTTGTTGGCGCTGCTGGCGAAGTATTTCCCTAAAAAAGTGCCATTGGAATACGGCCTGCCCACGCCCCCGGCTACTCAAGAAGGCGCCGGCGCCTGA
- a CDS encoding SH3 domain-containing protein, giving the protein MINAGRAMLGALVVFSLLACNAQPGRAATESTAFSTDVPDISEPMLEVNFWLERLQADGQVMSEAEVAQFNAALFANNPHMHSILRWPDKLTAQQVSNLINSVSRAASSPRYFADGTPVSAEVYARWQAAANSQGLSGEVPVRWGMVVARAHMRSFPTDEKIFKQPNDLDLDRLQETGVFPGQPLALLHESADGNWWFAVNYHYAAWLPKWAVATASKAQLKDFEAAHPRLLVTGAQVHTNFNPVDARSSQVALDMGVSLPLLSAAQVNHNVHGQNPFASYVVQLPVRTADGQLSLTPTLIARSRDVHVGHLPFTRANVLRQAFKFLGERYGWGHDYNGRDCTGFVGEVYKSFGLLMPRNSGQQGESEFAEKWDLATASRAEKLDALARMQVGDLIYIPGHVMMYIGSVNNAPYVIHDVTGMSYFDGRGDLYQGRLSGVSVTPLLPLRLSAERDFIDSIYAIKAIR; this is encoded by the coding sequence ATGATAAACGCCGGCCGCGCAATGCTGGGCGCTTTGGTGGTTTTCAGCCTGTTGGCGTGCAACGCACAGCCGGGCCGGGCAGCCACGGAATCAACCGCTTTTAGTACCGATGTGCCAGATATATCCGAGCCAATGCTGGAGGTTAACTTCTGGCTTGAGCGGTTGCAGGCCGATGGGCAGGTCATGTCTGAGGCGGAGGTGGCGCAATTTAATGCGGCGCTGTTTGCCAATAACCCGCATATGCACAGCATTCTACGCTGGCCTGATAAGTTAACGGCGCAACAGGTGAGCAACCTGATAAACAGCGTAAGCCGCGCCGCCAGCAGCCCCCGCTACTTTGCTGATGGTACACCGGTGAGTGCAGAGGTTTACGCGCGTTGGCAGGCGGCGGCCAATAGCCAGGGGCTCAGTGGTGAGGTGCCCGTGCGTTGGGGCATGGTGGTTGCTCGCGCGCACATGCGAAGCTTCCCCACCGATGAAAAAATATTCAAGCAGCCCAATGACCTGGATCTGGATCGCCTGCAGGAAACCGGTGTGTTTCCGGGCCAGCCGCTCGCGCTGTTGCATGAAAGCGCCGATGGCAATTGGTGGTTTGCGGTGAACTATCACTACGCCGCCTGGCTGCCCAAGTGGGCGGTGGCCACGGCAAGCAAGGCGCAACTTAAGGACTTTGAGGCAGCACACCCGCGGCTCTTGGTGACCGGTGCCCAGGTGCACACCAATTTTAACCCCGTTGATGCACGGAGCTCACAAGTGGCGCTTGATATGGGGGTAAGTTTGCCGCTATTGAGTGCAGCCCAGGTGAATCACAACGTGCACGGGCAAAACCCCTTTGCAAGCTACGTAGTGCAGTTGCCCGTGCGCACCGCAGACGGGCAGCTGAGCCTGACACCTACGCTCATTGCGCGCTCGCGCGATGTGCACGTGGGCCATCTGCCCTTTACCCGCGCCAATGTATTGCGCCAGGCATTCAAGTTTTTAGGCGAACGCTACGGCTGGGGGCACGATTATAACGGCCGCGACTGCACGGGATTTGTGGGCGAAGTTTACAAGAGCTTTGGGCTGCTAATGCCCCGCAACTCGGGCCAGCAGGGCGAGAGTGAGTTTGCCGAAAAATGGGATTTAGCCACGGCCTCGCGCGCGGAAAAACTCGACGCCTTGGCGCGCATGCAGGTGGGCGATCTGATTTACATACCCGGCCACGTGATGATGTACATAGGCTCAGTGAACAATGCGCCCTATGTGATTCACGATGTGACCGGTATGAGCTACTTCGATGGCCGTGGCGATTTGTATCAGGGCCGTTTGTCGGGTGTGTCGGTAACACCTTTATTGCCGCTTAGGCTTTCGGCCGAACGGGATTTTATAGACAGTATTTATGCGATAAAAGCAATTCGCTAA
- a CDS encoding dipeptide epimerase, which produces MKITDIRLGMLKVPLITPFKTAMRTVEHVEDVVVQIETDTGLVGYGNAPATAVITGDTHGSVIEAINTIYRPLLLGRNIEELNRLTGEIQAALVKNTSAKAAVEIALYDLFAQSYKTPLYKILGGGESSLTTDITISVDYIDKMVADAQTAVARGFEILKIKVGKDIRLDIERIKAIYAAVEGRALLRLDANQGWTAKQAVHAIKSLEDAGVLLELVEQPVKAHDLEGMRYITERVHTPIMADESTFGPIEVIELIKHRAADIINIKLMKTGGLSNAIKIADIASVYDIQCMMGCMLETSIGVSAAAHVAAAKSGIVRKVDLDVPSLCQYDPVIGGVSYKDADIILNETPGLGIETIEGLQML; this is translated from the coding sequence ATGAAAATTACTGATATTCGCTTGGGCATGCTCAAGGTGCCGTTGATTACACCATTTAAAACGGCCATGCGTACCGTAGAGCATGTGGAAGATGTGGTAGTGCAAATTGAAACAGACACAGGCCTTGTGGGCTACGGCAATGCGCCCGCCACCGCGGTAATTACCGGCGATACCCACGGCTCGGTAATAGAGGCAATTAATACCATTTACCGCCCGTTGCTGCTGGGCCGCAACATTGAAGAGCTCAACCGGCTTACAGGCGAAATTCAGGCGGCGCTGGTTAAAAACACCAGTGCCAAGGCCGCGGTTGAAATTGCCCTGTACGACTTGTTTGCGCAAAGCTACAAAACCCCGCTGTATAAAATACTGGGCGGTGGCGAAAGCAGCTTGACCACAGATATCACTATCAGCGTGGACTACATCGATAAAATGGTGGCCGATGCACAAACGGCCGTGGCGCGCGGATTTGAAATTCTGAAAATCAAAGTGGGCAAAGATATTCGCCTGGATATCGAACGCATTAAGGCCATTTATGCCGCCGTTGAAGGGCGGGCGCTGTTGCGGCTGGATGCCAACCAGGGTTGGACTGCCAAACAGGCAGTGCACGCCATCAAAAGCCTGGAAGATGCCGGCGTATTGCTAGAGCTGGTTGAACAGCCGGTAAAAGCCCACGATCTGGAAGGCATGCGCTACATCACCGAGCGCGTTCACACGCCCATCATGGCCGATGAAAGCACCTTCGGCCCCATTGAGGTGATTGAGCTTATCAAGCATCGTGCGGCCGATATCATCAACATTAAACTGATGAAAACCGGCGGGCTTTCCAATGCCATTAAAATTGCCGACATCGCCTCTGTGTACGACATCCAGTGCATGATGGGTTGTATGTTGGAAACCAGTATTGGCGTTTCGGCCGCAGCGCACGTGGCGGCAGCAAAGTCTGGTATTGTGCGCAAGGTTGACCTGGACGTACCTTCGCTATGCCAATATGATCCCGTGATTGGCGGTGTAAGCTACAAAGATGCCGATATCATCCTTAATGAAACCCCGGGCCTTGGCATTGAAACCATTGAAGGTTTGCAAATGCTTTAA
- a CDS encoding MurR/RpiR family transcriptional regulator gives MSCLLKMRAMRDEMSVNERKLADFILGNTPLLRDYSSQQLADAVGVSQSSVVKFSQKLGYKGYPSLKLAVYETYAANNSADATPGNGFSDTGLPLSELGQKKLEALENTVRINDAGQIQKAVAAVRSARCIQVAACAGSASVARYLTMQLLELGYWVVFDSDITLQKRVAANIEERDVLCIVCDMGREEPLIDVARKARERGAQVLSLTRYHHNAISMHADINLFVMPAEDERVLQNLLFRSAQLHLVESLVAGLLLEAERPA, from the coding sequence ATGAGTTGCTTACTGAAAATGCGCGCCATGCGCGATGAAATGTCGGTGAATGAGCGCAAGCTTGCCGATTTTATTTTGGGCAATACGCCCTTGCTGCGGGATTATTCATCGCAACAGTTGGCTGATGCAGTGGGTGTGAGCCAGTCTTCGGTGGTGAAGTTTTCCCAAAAACTTGGCTATAAGGGCTACCCGAGTTTGAAGCTCGCGGTGTATGAAACCTACGCAGCCAACAATAGCGCAGATGCTACCCCCGGAAACGGTTTCTCTGATACCGGCCTGCCGCTCAGTGAGCTGGGGCAGAAAAAGCTTGAAGCGCTTGAAAATACCGTGCGCATTAACGATGCCGGCCAAATTCAAAAGGCCGTGGCGGCAGTGCGCAGTGCGCGCTGCATTCAGGTGGCCGCCTGTGCGGGTTCTGCCTCGGTTGCGCGCTACCTTACCATGCAGCTACTGGAGCTTGGCTATTGGGTGGTATTTGATAGCGACATCACGCTGCAAAAACGTGTGGCTGCAAACATTGAAGAGCGCGATGTGTTGTGCATTGTGTGCGACATGGGGCGCGAAGAGCCGCTTATCGATGTGGCGCGCAAGGCCCGCGAGCGCGGCGCGCAGGTGTTGAGCCTTACGCGCTACCATCACAACGCCATTAGTATGCACGCAGACATCAACCTGTTCGTCATGCCCGCAGAAGATGAGCGGGTGCTACAGAATTTGTTGTTCCGCTCGGCGCAACTTCATTTGGTGGAAAGCTTGGTGGCGGGCCTGCTGTTGGAGGCCGAGCGGCCTGCCTGA
- a CDS encoding transglutaminase-like domain-containing protein yields the protein MIRLPLALCGALLYQGLLTTHANATPTAVSEIQTLVDSGQYSAAKAEIQRLNARAPIPELAFEAERMARIEREFTLDEAALRASVQSYLPDATEAEISQWLAEGRFEAKQINGETRYFKRGAYNLIQTDDAAAKRAPQVTRFTDKGPLYRLHDHHKTLIEQAQPLRQRIRVSYSLTVDADAVPAGETLTAWLPFPKALPGAQEQVALLSASPAHYQLAPNSTAQRTIAFSQEAQAGKPTRFEVQYAFDSLSRGLTPKAQEVRPLTDEEQQALAPYLGERPPHIQFTPALIARANKAAGLETNPYRIAQKLFADVDQIPWASAREYSTIRNISEYAHTQGRADCGQQTLLLMTLMRIKGIPTRWQSGWEFGPGGFDTMHDWAEFYLAPYGWLPMDVTHGQLASNDPRLQWFYLGRLDAFRLIFNTDYSQPFVPAKRHFRSETVDSQRGEVEWRGGNLYFDQWDYSLTWEQIDTP from the coding sequence GTGATACGCCTCCCCCTCGCCCTTTGCGGCGCCCTTTTGTACCAAGGCCTGCTAACCACCCACGCCAATGCCACACCCACAGCTGTGAGCGAGATCCAGACCCTGGTAGACAGCGGCCAGTACAGCGCCGCCAAAGCGGAAATCCAGCGCCTGAACGCACGCGCCCCCATCCCTGAACTCGCCTTCGAAGCCGAACGCATGGCACGCATCGAGCGCGAATTTACCCTGGATGAAGCCGCACTCAGGGCCAGCGTGCAGAGCTACCTGCCAGATGCCACCGAGGCTGAAATCAGCCAGTGGCTGGCCGAGGGCCGTTTTGAGGCCAAGCAAATCAACGGTGAAACCCGCTACTTCAAGCGCGGCGCCTACAACCTGATCCAAACCGATGACGCCGCAGCCAAGCGCGCGCCCCAGGTTACCCGCTTTACCGACAAGGGCCCCCTCTACCGGCTGCATGATCACCACAAAACCCTGATCGAACAGGCCCAGCCCCTGCGCCAGCGCATCCGCGTAAGCTACTCACTCACCGTGGATGCCGATGCCGTGCCCGCCGGTGAAACGCTCACCGCCTGGCTGCCCTTCCCAAAGGCCCTGCCCGGCGCCCAGGAACAGGTAGCGCTCCTGAGCGCGAGCCCTGCGCATTACCAGCTGGCACCTAACAGCACCGCCCAGCGTACCATTGCGTTTAGCCAGGAGGCCCAGGCGGGCAAACCCACCCGCTTTGAAGTGCAATACGCCTTCGATAGCCTTTCGCGCGGGCTAACCCCCAAGGCGCAGGAAGTGCGGCCACTAACAGATGAAGAACAACAGGCCTTGGCACCCTATTTGGGCGAGCGCCCACCACACATCCAATTCACGCCCGCACTGATTGCCCGCGCCAACAAGGCCGCCGGGCTTGAAACCAACCCCTACCGCATCGCCCAGAAATTGTTTGCAGATGTGGACCAAATCCCCTGGGCCAGCGCGCGCGAATATTCCACCATTCGCAATATCAGCGAATACGCACACACCCAGGGCCGCGCCGACTGCGGCCAGCAAACCCTGCTTTTGATGACATTAATGCGCATTAAAGGTATTCCCACCCGCTGGCAATCGGGCTGGGAGTTCGGCCCGGGCGGGTTCGATACCATGCACGACTGGGCCGAGTTTTATCTGGCGCCCTACGGCTGGTTGCCCATGGATGTCACCCACGGCCAACTGGCGAGTAATGACCCACGCCTGCAGTGGTTTTACCTGGGCAGGCTCGATGCCTTCCGGTTAATTTTCAACACCGATTACAGCCAGCCCTTTGTGCCAGCCAAGCGACACTTTCGCTCGGAAACCGTAGATTCACAGCGCGGTGAAGTGGAGTGGCGCGGCGGCAACCTCTATTTCGACCAGTGGGATTACTCGCTGACCTGGGAGCAAATCGACACACCCTAA